A window of Malania oleifera isolate guangnan ecotype guangnan chromosome 2, ASM2987363v1, whole genome shotgun sequence genomic DNA:
agcagggactcgtcgacaagtgccctatgctcgtcgacgagtagattcTGAGAGCCAGAAAATTTCAGAGTTAAAGACTTGTTGACGAGAGGATAAACTCATCGATGAGTGGgcttctttgactcgtcgacgaatcccctatactCGCCGACGAGTGCGCTTAGGCTGCGAGaagttatttaaattttgaatttaaatgatgTGACGGTTGGGGATTCAGAGGAAAACCtctgagggcttgttatatatgttcttctgcgcatattttgacatgtaagatAGTGAGagaggggtgagagaaggagagaagatcattgagtgtgtatctttgatttttatagtgaaatctcttgttgattgctcccgtggatgtaatTCATTGTGTCGTTGCCTTTATTATTGTTTTTCTTTATGTTGCTATGGTTGGGGAATGATTCTGTATTCACCATTGATATTGTTTCAAGTATACGTGTGATCTTTTTATACAATgttttattccgctgtgcattgttGGAAGAGACCCTATTTACACAACACATATAAAGATTGTTGTTTCAATTTCTACACTGTTTCAACTTCTTCATTCTAGGGTTCCTCATTAACCTTAGTTGTAGCATTACCCTAGACTTATCTCAGTTGATGGCTGAACTCTTACTGGCCACCCAGTCACTCGCCTTTCTCGCCATCATCGACCTTGTCATCTCTGTTGCTATCACATAATCTAGCGTGGCTAGAGTTACTAGAAATTTGGTTGGAAAGACTTCATATACATACTTTCTAATACGCAACCCTTAGCCTCCATAGTCACTGCTTGATGTCGAAAAACATCTAGTCTATCAGCCAAATCGCCATAAGTCAAAGGATCACAGTAGCTAGCCATGTGCATGTCACAGTGCACAATTGAAAAAGAAAGTAGCGAAACACTTTTCCTTTCTTTGGGCTTTTAGGAAGATCAAtccaataacaacaacaaaacacaACAAGGAAAGATATTCAAATTCATACTTTATGCAAGCTATGAAAATAACTCCATGGATGATTAATCGGAAGGACATTCTAGATCACAATCAAAGTGCATATTTGTAACTCATTATCATATAACCTAGGAAAGATATGCAAATCCATACTTTATGTATGTTATGAAAATAACTCCCATGTCGAAGGGACATTCAAGAACACAActaaaatatatatttgtaaCCTACAATACAGTACCCAAAAAAACCCAAGGATTATTAAGAAATACCATACTTTATGATGTTTCTTTCAAAGATTAATTTGGAATACTAGAGGAAATCCAAGATTTTCCAAGAAGAAGACCAACAAGTCCCCAACTTTCCTTTTAGGACCAAGAACACCAAGGAGAACCAATAAAATCAAACCTATAAATAGTATACCTCTTTCAAGCTTCCATATGCACCAAGACCTCcttgacctctctctctctcccccccccctttctatctatctatctatctttcTCTCCCATCTTTTTCCAAGGTGCAGTGCCCCTTCTCTCTCTATGCTAAATGTAAGTGTCAAGGAGTTTGAATATGAGAGTCCCCCCTCCTTTCTCCAAGCCCCTTACGCTTCTTTTATAAGCAAAGGGCTAGGCTTTTGATTCAAGAAGTCTAGGTTTCCAAAAATTCCCTCAAAATGCTTTTTTTCCACCAAATTACCACAAAAATGTATCTAACCTTAGTCCATGCCCAAATTCACctaaaattaatgaaattaaaaaCAGAATTGGCCCAAATTGGCCTTATATAGTTACAAAAATATGTCAGctccttaaattttaaaaattgcacTATAGAACTTGCCTAGAAAAAATGAGTGCCAACAATAGCTCTCTTTTATTCATCTTTTCTATCTAGAAGAGCAAAGGAAAGCTGAattcatgattttttttatcaAGGGCTAATTCTAGATAGTCAAATGATCACAAGGATTAGAGTAAAAAATCTCATCTAGCTGCATTACAATAGACAAAAGACACGGTGATAGCGTGCCAGTTGCCATTATTGtcctaacaagacttaatctcgttttgatgataaaaaatcaaggttacttaacatgtttgttttaGTTAAGTTTCAGGGTTTAAGtgtttttatgaaatcaagtgaGTATGCTTGAAAAGCTTAAATGAAGTTTACACTTAAAGCTATCAGTCATGATAGATATAAAGCTTCAAGTCATGAGGGACATGAAGGTTATTGAAGAATTGATTAAAGCTCACAAGAATATTGGAagtttcacaacatgaagacttaggaatttAGATAGATTCATCTTGTTAAAGTCTAAGGACACTTCCATCTTATTTAGTTCACCATCATTCTTAGTAGAGCTCAATAATTTTAGCTATGACTCCTTTTTTGCCTTGTCAAATTTGGAGAATTTCTTAGTAATGGCCTTCCAAAATTCCCCAACATTCCCTATTTCAGGGACACTATGTCTAATGTACTTTTTCCATAGAGTACTTCGTGGGCGTCAGACATATTCAATTGGATTGTTCCCATTTTTCATAGTAGGCCCTACCATTAATggaagcaaactcaactagtttTACAAGCTCATATATTATCGATGCTAAGTCAATATTCATAATAGCAAGATGAACCTGAAGCAACTTACCCTAAACCTCAAAATGATCCTAGATAATGTTTTGATGGCAGACAGTTGTATAGGCAGAGTAGTTGAGGAATAAAGTAGCATGCACACCCCCACAAGCTGTATACTCGGGCTTGTTCTTTAGGACTATAAAAGAATGAAATAGTATTTTCTTTCATGAGACATTAAGATATCATTCCTCCAAAATGTCCAAGGGAAAATGACTTAACTACCCTATTTTTGGGTGAAAACAAAAACCTTATATTTTTTAGATGAGTAACTTAGGTATTAAATAAAGTTTCAGAAGCATGCTATATAGGTATTAAATAAAGTTTTAGAAGCATGCTATaataggtaaatccatctcttatggacaaGAGATGTCTTCCTTAGTTACATAATTtgtttttgatgatatatgcttaactttagatacgCAATAAGAATATCTAAAATGTAGCAtgacataatcatatttaatgtgttttgataatattaacctATTTGCAGTTCCAAGTGTACCCTATATTTGCATATcaagttagtacaggtacaagtgataAATACATGAATgtattggatcaaaggcaaagattggactaAATAGACGTTTGAGTAGGAAAGATAAAAAAGACACTCACttggaagaactcaagcacatctaAGGAAGCTAATGTGGAAATCATATGTAATGGGAAGTTTTTGAGGTAGTGTTTATTTTTAACTCTTGCAATTATGTTTCACACATGTTTACTGAGTAAGAGTCGAGTaaattgcacatgcatactaggacataagagtatatagaatatcaccaaatcataagttcagtacttatgagttttcaaagtaaaaacaagagttttataaaaatatcctttactcaaatatacttttatatgggacaagttttaaattatattagtgttataatattttaaaagcttggtcctggttgggtttaaaaccttatTTATgcacattttaaattttttgagcacccttcggtatttggagcataacttttgttaAAAAAAACTCCAAAGAAGCGATCTTGGTATCTATAGAAAGTGCAGAAAAAATCCCACAAGTTTTATGTTGAAGACTTTTTCAGTTGAGTGGCAATCAATCGACTAATTGGGAAAACAGTCGACTAATTGGGGCAGTAGCTAAATATGCTGAATCAATCAACTAATTGGGAAAATCAGTCGACTAATTGGGGTCAATAGTCGACTAATTGGGTTAAACAATCGACAGTTTGTGTCAGGATTCAAGCTCCAACGGCtataaatgactagttttcaaagtaaacaattatTTTACAAGCctaacggccataaaacggttagtaacctattttgcctataaatacaagtccaaagacttgtttaaacaTTGCTTTTAATAATTATACattattcccaaacataattcattttagttcattatccttgtaacaacccgaagaataatgatatttaaataataaaaagggagggaaatATTTTTACATAGGTTCTTGTTGACAagcgcataagtaggcctcgtcgacaaagcgacgtctcgtcgacgagaaaataccgaaagggaTTTTTGGGccagtctaaaattcgtcgacgagggaggaagtttgtcgacgaaattccttaaggactcgtcaacgagatgacgtgtctcgtcgacgaatctatggctataaatagtgaaaacccagattaAATTGCAAAATTTGGCGCAGCAATCACTCCCTTTCTCTCTAGAacgcacccctctccttctctcttcgatcctggccccgtttcatgccggatcgacaatctgaagccaccacgacgctcctggcgaaattctctgcaagtctgccgaagcagatcgtcggtggaagaggtttgaaattcgtcccaaattcagggtaaggtgtttagTTCAGAATATGCTTCCCCTACAGtcataagaaatgttgtaggcaagaaaatactaatgttttgttttggaggatgttgttttcagggtgttaagtggagaaccctgcgggtgtagggctagagttcagtgagaggctttttagatttaaggtaagggaaatatgctatgctaggagattcatttatgttatcagaaattttatacatatatatatatatatatatatatatatgcatgtataccagttatattaaagaatatgaatttttaaagtatgtgtggttGGAGTAGATATTACCTGATATGAAGTTTTGTACAGTTTTCAGTATAGCAAGCTATACAGATATACTTAGATAgtttacagatttttatatagacagaatatgtatacatatacagttttacttaGATGATTACACGGACAGATATTTAATAGTATACAGAAAAAACAGTATATatggtgtatatagaaagttatgttttcctaaatgccataacactcagagagtacagacagattatacagatagaaagtacagacaaattatacagatagaaagtatagacagagtatacagttatagcatcaagatgcttcAGATATTATAGAATTTACAGTACAGAGTTATGgtgttataattattttggaaacctaatgaaaacagtataaatagtatagtatatatatatatatatatgatattagatCCCTATGAAAAGATTATAGATAGGTACAGtatagatacagaatacagagcacggtaccgttgctatatacagatagagtgcaaccacatatcttagacaGTGTTTGGGTATCGTCAACCGTGCTTGGAGAGTATTTAGCTCCCCAGttcgttgggttgagggggccggtttgacaaggtagcagccaatcttgcgcctaggagagtatgcagtttggccgggctgaggtagtgtagagtatagtgacttacttggagggccgactaggttaagtccagcctacgggccgcacaaccttgtcatgaggggtcaaatcatgacatacagagttctaaggataaaacacagttatgtatatgtatacagttttacagcttttgttatatatagtatgatattagcaatatgaatgatagaaagttcagatgatacatatattttaagctactatacatgtgatatatgtgtttttacagatttaccagatcatgcagttttacatactattattatagttttacgactcagtcgccacacactagtaatagcatatttccacttactgagcgtcgtctcaccccattactttatcatttttcaggtgagccaactaggcgagcagatcaggctcgcggatagggagtttatttgattaccctagttgtagggtgagtttttgacagagttttgtatttttggggtagatgatactggagggaattattctgtatggctatggtctgtatgtactagattatggtattatatagtatatatgattatatgatttatgtttccgctgcttaggtatgtatatatatatttaaaaaaaaatgatgatgatgatgtaattttgaggttgttacaatcCTTGTGCTCAACATCTCTTTTGCTCTTTATTCTAGTTGtgattcattactttgagagagttgtgaGGTTTTCATTGTATCAAATATcggctcattcaaggagcattgtttTGTATTTCATCTTCTTATTGTAAAAGATTCTTGGTGAACCAGATAGCAAAGGGTTCTTGGTAAACCTTGTGAAGGCTCTTGGTAAGCGTTAAGGGATTTGCTCCTTTGTGGTGCAACGACTTCTCCATCGGTGAAGGAGATTGTTATAGTAGATTGTGGAAaccttgggtgtgactcaaggcgtggacataggcaaggggccgaaccacgttaaacaACGATGTTAAACTTTTCTTCCCTacactctttaatttatatcttgtgcatgtttatattttatttattgtgatataattgcttacATTTTGCCAAGATTTGTAATTTTGTAGAGGCAAGCTAAAATacacaaaagagtccattcacccccctctagactctacTCCAGGgccaacaaaaataataaaagaaacttATTCATTATTCATGTGAACACAATGATGACATAGACAAACATACTTTTCTTATTGTCTAATTAATCATGAGGCACAAACCAAAGTTCGCAAGTAATTGTATTCCTGCCTAAGGGTCCTAGACTATAATGCCCGAATAAATTCATCTAATGATAAAGCAAAGTAATTAAACATTGTACAACGTAAGATATGATATCAATAGGACATCTAAATCCCCAAGTGCACAACACCAATTCgcattctttattttcaacaaaaaTTTCACAACCGATACAAATCAAGAGGGCATAACCATCAATCACAGAATTCCTATCACCAATTGCATTTTAGAGGTGGGTTTACATGAACAAAAAATTGTACTTATGTACTTAAATAATTCATTCACAGTGAACACCATTTATCAGTCCCATGATGGGCGGGAACACaatcaataattttttattaatttcaaaCAATCATGTTTATGTGGGATTGCTTttaaaattccaaattttatTCAAGAAACATAGATACATTGTACTCGCATAATATGTATATGTACATCTacgtgtgtgtgcatgtataaATACAtacacaaaataatttttaattttgttaaaagaATGAATTGCACCTATGCTAAGAATATATAAGATGGACTTATCATGAAGGAGTTTTGGACTAGCATGTAGAATTTTGGTCCCCAAAAATTGAGAGAATAGAATGAAAATACATtcccaaatttttgaattcttaaaaaaaaaaaatccgttGGTCGGTTTTAAAATAAACCATGAGTgtaagaaatttagaaaaattggAAACCCTATagaatttgttttaaaaaaagatTCGAATAGGGCCCGAAAAGGGCCCTATTCGCCCATATGCACGTGACCTATGTGTGGGCATGACAAAAATCCACCTTAATTTCCTTCCCTATGTGTGGGATTTTTGAGTTGTTTTGGCTTGGATTGCAGTGGTTCAGGTTGGGATATCTCCATTCAATTTATTCCCATTTTCTTCCCGAATTTAGATATTTTCCTATCTAATTTCAAAACACCCAACAAATTCAACAAAATACAAGCCAACGATTCATATTTCTCATCATTTCAAGCACCTTTGGATAACTGCCATAGTTGAGAACACCTTTGTTCAACACTCAAATTGGTCCAAAAGCTAATTTCAACCATATGACTTTTTTCGTGCTCATTTCTCAGTATTCAATATAtgcaaaggaaaataaaagaaacaaatcTTGAGTCCAAAAAACTCATTAAGAAGTTGAAGAATAAAATCGAATATACATATTCCATGTATACTGACATAAAGACTTGGGTTTTGATTCTAATAGTAATTAAGAAGTATCATATGATATGAACAAACGATATTTCTAAAAGATTCATAAACACACAAGCATTTAATCATCACAAAACATTGATAATATATACCTTGTACCATTGAGTCAATAAGTTCCTGTTTGATGTGATCCAATGATTATCTCTAAGGAACTTATTACTTTCATCCCTTATCCTTTTTTGTGAATTGATAGAAAATCGCACAAATTTGAATGAGGATAGGAATtctcattattatttatatatcaaCAAAACCTACACATGTTCTTAATTTTCAATACTTATGCACGGAGACCTTTTTTTACAATAATGCTCATAAAAATTTGACATTGTTTAATCACGACTTTATTAAATTAAACTATGCAAGTTCATAAAATTATACAAATAATCCATGTGAAGTGCCACATTAAATTTATGTCCAATCAAATTTCaacatgtatattatatataaattaaaatataaattatgaatTAATTAGATTTTTCAGTAAAATATTGGATTGTAAACCAAAATGGAAAAgcgaaattgaaattttttatttttgggcactccaaaaataataaaaaacgaATCTTACTTCAGTCCGATATTTAATTTTTACAATAATTCTTGTACGCTCTGGAATGCCCACTTCGATGAACTACAAACCATGAACTGTGCCACGAGGAGGATTTGAACAGTAGGCGGTAATGGTTGTCTTAGCAAATCACAGAAATCTAGGGTTTGGTGGCCTCGAACCGATGGAAGAGAAGGCGCTGGTATCGAGCAGCAAAAGCACGCAAGAGCTAGCAATGGAGGGTCAGAAGCATCTGGAAGAAACCATCGAAGCAGCCTTTCAGATCCTCTCCTCCATGAACGACGAGCTTTGTAACCCCTTATCgtggtcttctttttcttccactACCACCGCCTCCTCGACCACCGCCGCCACTGCTCCCTCGTCTCTATCTAATGTCATCAATGGGGATATTTCTTCTGATACGTCCCACAATGTTGAGACGGGTGCTGGACCCCTAGAAGAGGCTCGCCTTCGCTACAAGTCTTCTGCGGCCGCTCTCCGTGCAGTTCTCGCTGCAATTCCCAACTCTCAGAAGGTATGCAAATCTATGTATACCCGGTTTTCCCTTTTTGCTGCTTTGGAAGTCTTCTTTTGCTTTTTAGAGCTAAAACAAGTGCACTGTTTTCTTCCAAATGCAAGTGAATTGTTGCTAAAATGCTAACTAAAAGTTGCATTTATTGATTTGATTACATAAATGATCCACTCGGATGAAAATGCTACCTTCACAATATGGaagatttttattaatatttgCTCTTGTCGTTGCCTTATTTGAAAAACAGTGTTTGAGAAGAATATTTGTTTGTTCACTTTTCTCAATGAATTTGTACAGTACATATAGAGATAGGTCAAAGGTATAGATCCTATAATCGAGTTATTATTCCTACAATCAAACTACATGTATAGTGATTCTGTCCACACCTACTGGACAGCTACATTGTCTCTAGAATAGGAAAGAATCCCAAAGTTAATTACAAGGATAGTTGACTATCAACCCAATAtttccacactccccctcaagttggtgcatagATGTCACAGATTCCCAACTTGCCCAAAAACTTTGAGAACACTCAATTTAAAACTGTTTTGGTGAGGATGTCAACCAGCTCATCCTCTGATTGAATGCTAGGCAATTCCAAAATTCGCTCATCCAACTTCTCCTTAATGAAAAATCTGTCTACCTCTACATGCTTTGTATGATCATGTTGAACCAGATTATGGACAATATCACATGCTGCTTTATTATCACAATATAGTTGAATTGGTTGCCTAGGCAGATAGCCCAAATTCCTCAAGAGAAGCTTTAGCAATAACCCTTCGCAAACTCCAAGTGTCATACTTCTAAATTCAGCTTCTACACTTGATCGTGCAACaacattttgttttttgcttctccatgTAACGAGATTACCACCTACAAAGGTGAAATATCCTGAAGTAGATCGCCTGTCATCTACTGCTCCAGCCCCGTCAGCATCAGTATATGCTTCCACGCTTTGACAATCTATATTTTTAGTGAACAAAGTTCCATTTCCAGGAGCCGACTTTAGATACCTCAAAATATGCATAACAACATTCATATGTTGTTCTTTAGGATCATGCATAATTGGCTGACAATACTCAATGCATAGGCAAGGGCAGGCCTTGTGTGTGCTAAGTATATCAATTTTCCTACAAGTCTTTGGTATCTCCCTTTATTAATTGGTACCTGATTAGACTTAACACATAATTTCAAACCTTCTTCCACTGGTGTATTAGTTGGTTGACATGCTGACATACTAGTTTCTTGTGACAAATCTAAGGCATATTTCCTTTGAGAGAGAAAGATCCCTTTATCAGATCGGGACACTTCAATTCCAAGGAAAATTTTCAAGGGATCGACGTGTTTCATTTCGAGTTCTCTGGACAAGCAGCTTTGTAGTGTTTTCTTCAGGAATAAAGTGTGGTCtgaattgctctgataccaacttgaAAAACAAAGTTTGAGAAGAATATTTGTTTGTTCACTTTTCTCAATGAATTCATACTGTACATATAGAGATGGGTTAGAGGTATAGATTCTATAATCAAGCTATTGTTCCTACAATCAAGCTACACATATACTAAATTTGTCCACACCTACTGGACAGCTACATTGTCTCTAGAATAGGAAAGAATCCTAAAGTTAATTATTAAGATAGTTGACTATCAACCCAATATTTCAACAGCCCTTGGGACTTTCTAATTCTTGTTTTGCATTAGGTTTAAGCAATTTTAAGAATTTGCTTGTTTTGTAAGACTTCTTTGAATTTCATTATGATACTGTTTTTCACCTTTGACTTGTCATCTTACAAAGTTCTGTTCTCTCTTTTGATTGTCTAAAGGCTGGTCCTTGTTCACATTTTTAATGTAAATTTGGTTTAGCTGGTGTTTGTGTGTATCATATTATACAGTGATTTCTAAATTGCTGAATTATTTTGGTAACGTATGAGAGGAGTCTGACATCTAAGGACCAATTGAATTTCAAA
This region includes:
- the LOC131148621 gene encoding mediator of RNA polymerase II transcription subunit 30, translating into MVVLANHRNLGFGGLEPMEEKALVSSSKSTQELAMEGQKHLEETIEAAFQILSSMNDELCNPLSWSSFSSTTTASSTTAATAPSSLSNVINGDISSDTSHNVETGAGPLEEARLRYKSSAAALRAVLAAIPNSQKAKTCDGLTATGSFSQADQTDIEKLEEQASNLRNELTNKNVYLKHLIDELRDLITDISMWQSPCSV